TCTTTAAACGGTTTGGTGTAGTTGAACATCAGGTAGTCCATGTAGTAAAAGTCATACGCCCTTTGTCTCTCCGTCACATTTAGTTGTGCAAAATATCTCCTTGTGATTTCCAAAGATGTCCTTTCTGCATTAGGGTTCCTGTCTTTAAAACTAGGGAATGTTAAATTGCTAGGAGCTCCGATACTTCTCAAAAGGAAATTGGCTTCTTCCTCCAGAGTCTCAAATTTCCCAATGAAATCATAGTCCAGCAAGCAGGGGCTGCAAAGATGTCCTACGGGCTCCCAGTGGATGTCCATGCCAACCGGCCGATGCACATCTAACAGATACTGGATGAATTCCTTGAAGGTCACGCCGGCTCCCGTGCGCAAGGCGTACTGCGTCGCATTGCTGCGGTATTTTGATATGATGGGCTTCCCGAACACGGGGTGGTAGTACGAGTTTGGACTTTCGAACTTGTCCCGAAAAGCAGACACTAGCCTTTCGAAAGGTTCCCTCAGGAAGAGGACTTTGGTGTAGGTCTTCAGACGATGAATGATGCCATTTTGATCGAACGAGTCAAGTCGCTTGAGATGATTCCCATAATGCACCTCGTCATGTTGGATCTCTCCAGTGGAAGAAGCGAGACCTTGAAGCACCATGAGCACCCTCTTCCAGTTGGAGCAGCCTGCCTTGGGCACCTCACAGTAGAGGAGTTTGTGCTTGTCCTCCACAAAGATACGGGACACATGCATGCGGGTTATAGTCTGTTTGGTGGATCCGCTTGTGTATTTGG
The DNA window shown above is from Cyprinus carpio isolate SPL01 chromosome B25, ASM1834038v1, whole genome shotgun sequence and carries:
- the LOC109073991 gene encoding carbohydrate sulfotransferase 8-like isoform X2; translation: MWVECKVLEAGCGGRRRSLRSTVMRLPCSFWFLLLLGAGGLLLLHLQDLTETLQQQNQGAKVIFSQVHAIRKEPCPYCPDNNRQTDPTEDNFPRSAQPVQLPVFPWVQRSSQINPKDITAAHVTKSHRKLLLKSGLLVQQLNADPPGQIKENPEQLSQVQLSRQRLMREVCAKYTSGSTKQTITRMHVSRIFVEDKHKLLYCEVPKAGCSNWKRVLMVLQGLASSTGEIQHDEVHYGNHLKRLDSFDQNGIIHRLKTYTKVLFLREPFERLVSAFRDKFESPNSYYHPVFGKPIISKYRSNATQYALRTGAGVTFKEFIQYLLDVHRPVGMDIHWEPVGHLCSPCLLDYDFIGKFETLEEEANFLLRSIGAPSNLTFPSFKDRNPNAERTSLEITRRYFAQLNVTERQRAYDFYYMDYLMFNYTKPFKDLY
- the LOC109073991 gene encoding carbohydrate sulfotransferase 8-like isoform X1; this encodes MAWCKVNLKRSHRQGRASQAVMWVECKVLEAGCGGRRRSLRSTVMRLPCSFWFLLLLGAGGLLLLHLQDLTETLQQQNQGAKVIFSQVHAIRKEPCPYCPDNNRQTDPTEDNFPRSAQPVQLPVFPWVQRSSQINPKDITAAHVTKSHRKLLLKSGLLVQQLNADPPGQIKENPEQLSQVQLSRQRLMREVCAKYTSGSTKQTITRMHVSRIFVEDKHKLLYCEVPKAGCSNWKRVLMVLQGLASSTGEIQHDEVHYGNHLKRLDSFDQNGIIHRLKTYTKVLFLREPFERLVSAFRDKFESPNSYYHPVFGKPIISKYRSNATQYALRTGAGVTFKEFIQYLLDVHRPVGMDIHWEPVGHLCSPCLLDYDFIGKFETLEEEANFLLRSIGAPSNLTFPSFKDRNPNAERTSLEITRRYFAQLNVTERQRAYDFYYMDYLMFNYTKPFKDLY